From the genome of Pantoea alfalfae, one region includes:
- a CDS encoding GNAT family N-acetyltransferase, translating into MANQSVIRPATPADYPALYRICLETADAGSDARALYSDPDYPGQRFAVPYARFAPDFAFVLERDGEVQGYVVAAPDTRAFEAQLQAEWWPQLQDKYRDRSASAPLDSKVLDAIRHPDQAADTLVTQWPAHLHINLLPAAQKGGWGRRMIEHELAALRAAGVSGVHLGVSLQNEQVCAFYARMGFTPILRSNAIYMGQLL; encoded by the coding sequence ATGGCGAATCAAAGTGTCATTCGTCCGGCCACGCCGGCGGACTACCCGGCGCTCTACCGCATCTGCCTGGAAACAGCCGATGCAGGCAGCGATGCCCGCGCGCTCTACTCCGATCCCGACTATCCCGGCCAGCGTTTTGCCGTGCCCTATGCGCGCTTCGCGCCTGACTTTGCTTTTGTGCTGGAGCGGGACGGTGAGGTGCAGGGTTATGTCGTCGCCGCGCCCGATACCCGCGCGTTTGAAGCACAGCTTCAGGCCGAATGGTGGCCGCAGCTGCAGGATAAGTATCGTGATCGCAGCGCCAGCGCCCCGCTCGACAGCAAAGTGCTCGACGCAATACGTCATCCCGACCAGGCTGCTGACACGCTGGTGACGCAGTGGCCCGCGCATCTGCATATCAACCTCCTGCCGGCGGCGCAGAAAGGCGGCTGGGGTCGCCGGATGATTGAGCATGAGCTGGCGGCGTTGCGGGCGGCGGGCGTCAGCGGTGTCCATCTTGGCGTCAGCCTGCAGAACGAGCAGGTCTGTGCCTTCTATGCGCGCATGGGGTTTACCCCTATCCTGCGCAGCAATGCCATCTACATGGGCCAGTTACTCTGA
- a CDS encoding ABC transporter ATP-binding protein produces the protein MTSLRLQNVKKSYEHVNVIHGIDLTINSGEFVVFVGPSGCGKSTLLRMIAGLEEISSGQLLIEEQDMTQQPATERGIAMVFQSYALYPNMTVRGNLAYPLEVMKKSRAEINEAITQTAARLHLTELLDRLPRALSGGQRQRVAIGRAIIRHPRIFLFDEPLSNLDAELRLQMRIEIARLHASLGNTMIYVTHDQLEAMTLADRIVVLRQGRIEQVGAPLTLYHDPDNLFVAGFIGSPKMNFLRAEISATGEGEVQLRVPELKIEGLVLKIAADCREGQTVTLGIRPEHFQPAAQTPDALRFHGELAYGEMLGHTNYLYLDIGREQMLVVEEREATTRDMGTQVELGFSAAHCLLFDEQGLRLR, from the coding sequence ATGACCAGCCTGCGCTTGCAGAATGTGAAGAAGTCGTATGAACACGTTAATGTCATTCATGGCATCGACCTGACGATTAACAGCGGTGAATTTGTGGTGTTTGTCGGGCCATCCGGCTGCGGCAAATCGACGCTGCTGCGGATGATCGCCGGGCTGGAGGAGATCAGCAGCGGACAGTTGCTGATTGAGGAGCAGGACATGACGCAGCAGCCCGCCACCGAGCGTGGCATCGCGATGGTGTTCCAGTCTTATGCGCTCTACCCCAACATGACGGTGCGCGGCAATCTGGCCTATCCGCTGGAGGTGATGAAAAAGTCCAGAGCGGAGATCAACGAGGCGATCACTCAGACGGCAGCCCGTCTGCATCTCACCGAACTGCTTGATCGCCTGCCGCGTGCGCTCTCTGGCGGACAACGGCAGCGTGTGGCGATAGGCCGGGCGATTATTCGTCATCCGCGTATCTTCCTGTTCGATGAACCGCTCTCTAACCTTGATGCTGAACTGCGCCTGCAGATGCGCATTGAGATCGCCCGGCTGCACGCCTCGCTCGGTAACACGATGATTTATGTGACCCACGATCAACTGGAGGCGATGACGCTGGCTGACCGCATTGTGGTGCTGCGTCAGGGCCGCATTGAGCAGGTCGGCGCACCGCTGACGCTCTATCACGATCCGGATAATCTGTTTGTCGCTGGCTTTATCGGCTCACCGAAAATGAACTTCCTGCGGGCGGAAATCAGCGCCACCGGCGAGGGTGAAGTGCAACTGCGGGTGCCGGAACTGAAAATTGAGGGCCTGGTGCTGAAAATCGCCGCAGACTGTCGTGAGGGCCAGACCGTGACGCTGGGCATTCGTCCTGAGCATTTCCAGCCCGCCGCGCAGACGCCGGACGCACTGCGCTTCCACGGCGAGCTGGCCTATGGCGAGATGCTGGGCCACACCAACTATCTCTACCTGGATATCGGGCGCGAGCAGATGCTGGTGGTGGAAGAGCGCGAAGCAACCACGCGCGATATGGGCACACAGGTAGAACTGGGCTTTTCTGCCGCGCATTGCCTGCTGTTTGATGAGCAGGGATTGCGCCTGCGCTAA
- a CDS encoding ROK family transcriptional regulator — protein MTAPNVTARILRLIVENAPISQSDLKVRSGLSMSTVSQATNRLLAQEIVQELGLRRVSMGRPKTLLGLNPDRASVIGIQLNAERNLIVMTDLSGNLLGEQQMPKGTLTPRQLGDALAKFLRGVEEKRVGAIGLALSGLVDAENGYCIRSKVLDWDNVPIARLLEERFSLPVFIENDANAMAMAALVFGQLGNAQSAVIATYGKGIGAGIILNRQLYRGRHGKAGEIGNGLVGDGSLRLLEDVASSRAILQRLAEQEPMEGLTLQALDQRPTPEVLAVLEEAGRELGISLANLSVAYDPDVVYLAMEPHMASRILLDHITQSFHAYRLKLTPHMTPLQFLTESNRMWALGAAGFAVNRLLDLLAAQADEEPVT, from the coding sequence ATGACCGCTCCCAACGTAACCGCGCGCATTCTGCGGTTGATTGTTGAAAATGCGCCGATCAGCCAGTCAGACCTGAAAGTCCGTAGCGGACTGAGCATGTCGACCGTGTCGCAGGCGACTAATCGGCTGCTGGCACAGGAGATTGTGCAGGAGCTGGGGCTGCGTCGCGTGTCGATGGGACGGCCAAAAACGCTGCTGGGACTCAATCCCGATCGCGCCAGCGTGATTGGCATTCAGCTCAATGCAGAACGCAACCTGATCGTCATGACCGATCTCAGCGGCAATCTGCTGGGCGAGCAGCAGATGCCGAAAGGCACGCTGACACCGCGCCAGCTCGGCGATGCGCTGGCGAAGTTCCTGCGAGGTGTCGAGGAGAAGCGGGTCGGGGCGATTGGCCTGGCGCTGTCGGGCCTGGTTGATGCTGAAAACGGCTACTGCATCCGCTCCAAAGTGCTCGACTGGGATAATGTCCCGATTGCACGTCTGCTGGAAGAGCGTTTCTCGCTGCCGGTCTTTATCGAGAACGACGCCAACGCGATGGCGATGGCGGCGCTGGTGTTTGGGCAGCTCGGTAATGCCCAGTCAGCGGTAATCGCCACCTACGGTAAAGGGATCGGTGCAGGCATCATCCTGAATCGTCAGCTCTATCGCGGTCGTCATGGCAAGGCAGGCGAGATCGGCAACGGGCTGGTGGGTGATGGCTCGCTGCGCCTGCTGGAAGATGTCGCCTCATCGCGCGCCATTCTGCAGCGGCTGGCGGAGCAGGAACCGATGGAGGGCCTTACGTTGCAGGCGCTGGATCAGCGACCAACGCCCGAGGTGCTGGCGGTGCTGGAAGAGGCAGGGCGCGAGCTGGGGATTTCGCTGGCGAACCTGTCAGTGGCCTACGATCCGGACGTGGTTTATCTGGCGATGGAGCCGCACATGGCATCACGCATTCTGCTCGATCACATCACTCAGAGCTTCCATGCATACCGGCTCAAACTGACGCCGCACATGACGCCGTTGCAGTTCCTGACGGAATCGAACCGGATGTGGGCGCTGGGCGCGGCGGGTTTTGCCGTCAACCGGCTGCTGGATCTGCTGGCGGCGCAGGCCGATGAAGAGCCGGTCACCTGA
- a CDS encoding BadF/BadG/BcrA/BcrD ATPase family protein codes for MQPHYLLGIDGGGTQCRARLTDLQGHVLAEATGGPANVWSDYDAALTCVGQLIDRVLSQAGLAPEALTQTALVAGLAGANVASVQARLASWQPACAALQVVSDVEIACAGAHGGAPGAVFIIGTGSQGAAWDGERFTLLGGWGFALSDQGSGAELGRRALRLALLAHESIIMPTAFTRQLMAQFSDSPETMLLWTRSATPADWARVVPQVFAAADAGDGHAQDLLHQTAADIGLMVCRLIALSSGRVALMGGVATPIQRWLDDDIQARLVTPQGDALSGALILAQQLTPVRYPI; via the coding sequence GTGCAACCACACTATCTTCTTGGCATTGATGGCGGCGGTACACAGTGTCGCGCGCGGTTAACCGACCTGCAGGGCCACGTGCTGGCGGAAGCCACTGGCGGGCCAGCCAACGTCTGGTCAGACTATGACGCGGCGCTGACCTGTGTCGGACAACTGATTGACCGGGTATTGTCACAGGCGGGATTAGCCCCGGAGGCGCTAACGCAGACCGCGCTGGTGGCCGGATTAGCGGGTGCGAATGTCGCCTCGGTGCAGGCGCGGCTCGCCAGCTGGCAGCCCGCCTGCGCGGCGTTACAGGTGGTCAGCGATGTGGAGATCGCCTGTGCGGGTGCGCATGGTGGCGCTCCTGGCGCTGTCTTTATCATCGGCACAGGTAGTCAGGGCGCGGCCTGGGATGGCGAACGCTTTACGCTGCTTGGCGGCTGGGGCTTTGCCCTGTCTGACCAGGGCTCGGGCGCAGAACTGGGCCGTCGTGCGCTGCGTCTGGCGCTGCTGGCCCATGAGTCAATTATTATGCCGACTGCCTTTACCCGGCAGTTGATGGCGCAATTCAGTGACAGCCCGGAAACGATGCTGCTCTGGACGCGCTCAGCGACGCCTGCTGACTGGGCACGCGTGGTGCCACAGGTTTTTGCGGCCGCCGACGCGGGCGATGGTCACGCTCAGGATCTGCTGCATCAGACCGCAGCAGATATCGGTCTGATGGTCTGCCGTCTGATTGCGTTGAGCAGCGGACGGGTGGCGCTGATGGGGGGCGTGGCGACGCCAATACAGCGCTGGCTGGATGACGATATTCAGGCCCGGCTGGTCACGCCGCAGGGCGATGCCCTGAGCGGGGCGCTGATACTGGCGCAGCAGCTGACGCCTGTCCGATACCCGATCTGA